In Thermoanaerobaculia bacterium, the genomic window GGTGAACTCGCGCAGCGCCTCGAGCCTTCGGCGCGCCTCCTCGGTGAGCGGGGCGTCCGGGGGAACGAGCAGGTAGCAGTACCCCAGCTCGCGGCTGCGGCCGACCCGGCCGCGCAGCTGATAGAGCTGCGCCAGGCCGAAACGGTCGGCGCGGTGAATGATCATCGTATTCACGGTCGGAATGTCGATCCCGTTCTCGATGATCGTCGTGGCGAGCAGCACGTCGTACTCCCTCGCCGTGAAGGCGTGCATGCGGCGGTAGAGCTCGCGCTCGTCGAGCTGGCCGTGGCCGATGGTGATGCGCAGACCCGGGATGAGCTCGCGCAGGACGCCCGCCATCTGCTCGATCGATTCGACCCGGTTGTAGACGTAGAACACCTGTCCGCCGCGCTGCAGCTCGTATTCGATCGCCTCGCGGACCAGCTCCTCCGAGAACGGCAGCACCGCGGTCTCGATCGCCATCCGGTCCTTGGGCGGCGTTTCGATGACCACCATGTCGCGCACGCCGGCGAGCGAGAGCTGCAGGGTTCTGGGCAGCGGCGTCGCCGACATGGCGAGCACGTGCACGTTCTTCTTGAGCTGTTTCAGGCGCTCCTTCTGGGCGACGCCGAAGCGCTGCTCCTCGTCGACGATGACCAGGCCGAGGCGATCGAACTCGACATCCTTCGAAAGCAGTCGATGCGTGCCGAGCGTGATGTCCACCTTGCCCGCGGCGATCCGCGTCTTCAAGTCCTTCAGGTCCTTTCCGACCCGCAGGCGCGAGATGCGCTCGATGGTGACCGGAAAGCCCTCGAAGCGCCGGGTGAAGACCTCGAGATGCTGGTCCGCCAGGATCGTCGTCGGCGCCAGCACGGCGACCTGGTAGCCGGCATCGACGGCACGGAACGCGGCGCGCATGGCGACCTCGGTCTTGCCGAAGCCGACGTCACCGCACAGCAGCCGGTCCATCGGCTTCGATTGGCCGAGATCCTCGAGGACGACGGCGATCGCATCGGCCTGGTCGGGCGTCTCGTCGAACGGGAACGCCGCCGCGAACTGGCGTTCGAGGTCGGTCGAGCCGGCGAGGATCGGCGCCCGGGCGAGCTGGCGTTCGGCGTAGAGCTTGAGTAGCTCCTCCGCCATGTCGCGCATGCCGGTACGGACCTTCGACTTGGTCTTGTTCCAGGACGAGCCGCCGAGCTGGTCGAGCCGCGGCGCGATGCCTTCGATGCCGCTGTACTTCTGGATCAGATCGAGGCGGGCGAGCGGCACGAGAAGGCGCTTGCCGCCGGCATAGAGGATCTCCATGACCTCGTTGTCGGCGGTCGCCGGCCCGGCGAGCTTGCGCATCGAGGCTGGCAGCGCCGCCGCGCCATCGCCGCCAGGAGCGGCGCCGCCGGGCCCGCCGACCGAGCGCAGCGCTACGAACTGCCCGATGCCGTGGTCGTTGTGGACGACATGGTCGCCGACCTTGAGATCGCGCAGCGTCGCGAGGAACGGCCCGAAGCGACCCTTGCCGCGCTTGCCCCGGGCCATCGGCCGGGGCAGGAGCTGCGTCTCGCCGTAGATCGCCACCCCGGCGGCCGGCAACCGATAGCCGCGTTCGACCTCCCCTGTGACGATCTCGACGCCGCCGCGCCCGAGGACGACGTCGCGCCCCTCGAGGAGCTCGCCCAGGGCGGCGTGGCGCTCCTGCGGCGCGACCAGCAGGAGGCGCTCGCCGCGCGCCCGGGTCGCCGCGACCTCGTTGGGAAAGCGCGGCAGCTGGCCGTGGAAGAGATCGGTCGTGAGCACGCCGAAGTCGACCGCTTCGCCCGGAGCCGCGAGCGGCACCACCTCCGCCTTCGCCCCTTCGACGAGCGCCAGCACCGCCTCGACCGGATGCTCGAGCAAAGCCGGCTCGAGCGCGAAACGCTGATGCTCGCGCCGCGCCGCGAACTCCTCCGCCAGGCGCTGGCCGTGATGAGTCACTTCGGCGGCGAGCGCGGCCGGATCGAGGGCCACCCAGAGGGCGTCGGGCAGAAGGTCGGCGAGCGTCAGGGTGCGCGGGGCGAGGAGCGGCAGGAGGTTCTCCCAGCCCGCGAACTGCCCGCCGTCGGCGAGGGTGGCGAGGTGATCGCGGGTCTCGCGCCCGGGCTCCTCGCCCGCCACGTCGGCAAGCACTCTGGCGAGCCTGCGGGCGGAATCCGGCCCCTCGGGGAAGAGCGCCAGCGGCAGGACCGCGGCCTCGCGGAGCTCGTCGTGCGATCGCTGGGACTCGACCTCGAAGCGCCGGAGGCTCTCGATCTCGTTGCCGAAGAGGTCGAGCCGCAGAGGCTCCTCGTCGCCGGCCGCGAAGAGGTCGAAGACGCCGCCCCGCACCGCGAAATCGCCGACCTCGCCGACCAGATCGACGCGCCGGTAGCCCAGCGCGGTCAGCCGGAGAGCGAGCTC contains:
- the mfd gene encoding transcription-repair coupling factor, which produces MMRPAPWGELSLRIAEHPLFTSFASHLAAGRGRATRLPPAAAAWVFDLIAEQVGRPVVVVVPHESDAFAWLESLRLVAGEGVGGYFATPSLSPYQEAEASLTVRAQEVTALADALAGRLRALLVTPRALFRRLPEASGLSPVRLARGDEIDLDELALRLTALGYRRVDLVGEVGDFAVRGGVFDLFAAGDEEPLRLDLFGNEIESLRRFEVESQRSHDELREAAVLPLALFPEGPDSARRLARVLADVAGEEPGRETRDHLATLADGGQFAGWENLLPLLAPRTLTLADLLPDALWVALDPAALAAEVTHHGQRLAEEFAARREHQRFALEPALLEHPVEAVLALVEGAKAEVVPLAAPGEAVDFGVLTTDLFHGQLPRFPNEVAATRARGERLLLVAPQERHAALGELLEGRDVVLGRGGVEIVTGEVERGYRLPAAGVAIYGETQLLPRPMARGKRGKGRFGPFLATLRDLKVGDHVVHNDHGIGQFVALRSVGGPGGAAPGGDGAAALPASMRKLAGPATADNEVMEILYAGGKRLLVPLARLDLIQKYSGIEGIAPRLDQLGGSSWNKTKSKVRTGMRDMAEELLKLYAERQLARAPILAGSTDLERQFAAAFPFDETPDQADAIAVVLEDLGQSKPMDRLLCGDVGFGKTEVAMRAAFRAVDAGYQVAVLAPTTILADQHLEVFTRRFEGFPVTIERISRLRVGKDLKDLKTRIAAGKVDITLGTHRLLSKDVEFDRLGLVIVDEEQRFGVAQKERLKQLKKNVHVLAMSATPLPRTLQLSLAGVRDMVVIETPPKDRMAIETAVLPFSEELVREAIEYELQRGGQVFYVYNRVESIEQMAGVLRELIPGLRITIGHGQLDERELYRRMHAFTAREYDVLLATTIIENGIDIPTVNTMIIHRADRFGLAQLYQLRGRVGRSRELGYCYLLVPPDAPLTEEARRRLEALREFTELGAGFRIAGRDLEIRGAGNLLGGEQSGHIAELGIETYLKMLEETVRELKGDTVEEGPSVALDLPLTMTIPKDYITDENLRMEIYRKLATAELPRQELLEELTDRFGKPPKAVLALLDLVDLKRAAEALRVQAISASGGQLIFRLRRDARIDVDRLIRYVSTRAGAAFSPTGVLTLDLPAGMSVIDAARGVLAELAA